The genomic region CACAGCTCGTCGGGAATCCGCCAGCCCCGGTGAGCCTTCCCTCGTGCAGACACTTCACCCCCGGTCGCCAGTCGGAGGGTCACGGCTTGTCAATCATTAACACCCTGGGCGGTTTTCGGATAGGCTCTAAGGAGTTCGCTGCCATTGATGAGAACACTCATCGCGTTCGCGTCGATTGCGAAACGACGCGTCATGGAAGACAGGAATTGGTCTCCCGAGATGCTCCGTCGATGCTTTAGGCCGGAGAGCCTTATCCGCGTCCCGTGAGCGAGCGGTTTCCCGGTGATCGGATCCGTGACCGGATCGTCCGAACTAGAAGCCTCGACGACGTAATCCTTGTCGGGCGTCAGCTTTCTGATCGCGTCGTAGTCGAGGCGGAAGTGAGTCACAGAGTTGCAGCTCAACGTCGAGCACTCGAGAATTCTCGCCGTCCCGAACGCCGCGAGTTTCCCGATTCCCTTGCGCCCGTGAACGAGCCGTCCACCGCGGGATTTCACACCGGAGACGAGGCGACGCTTCCTGCCGACGACCAAATAGGCGTCTTGCGCTTCGTCCCGTGTCATCCCGTGACCGTTGTCCGTTACAACGATCTGGCTCCCGGGCGACCACTCTTCCGTGAGTGGAATCTCGACCCAGACCTTCGTGGCGTCTGCGTCCCAGGCGTTCGAGATGAGTTCCGCCACCGTGGCAGTCACGCTCGGATAAAGTTGCGCTCCTAGTTGCTCAACTAGGGACCCGCCGAACTTCAGCACCAAAGGGTCCACGGTTACTCCTTCGGAAGAAGTGTGGACGCTATCCGGCCGAGACTCTCGGCCAAGCGCACTGGCAGTGCATTCCCGATTTGCCGCTCGATCGACCCGTGCGAGCCCACAAACTTGTAGTCAGGCGGAAACGATTGCAGGAGAGCGGCTTCGCGCAGACTGATACCCCTGTGCTGTTCCGGATGGACAAAGGTCCCGCACGCCGGTGTCGTACATCGGCTAGTCAAGGTTGGGGCTGGCGCGTCCCACTTCATGCGTCCGTATGCACTAGTGGCGGTGCGGCGCCCAAGGCGCTCATGGCAGGCAAGGACGAACTCATCTGGTAGATCGAACCGATTTCCGCCGACGGGAATGCGTGAAATCCGAGCGAGCGTGTTCGCGGCTGGGGTCCGAAACCGCGCTGCGGCGTCACTTTGCGAAGCGAGAGGCAAGAGAGCGAACGCCCCTCGTACGGTCTTTGCACCCTCATCGACGCGGAGCCCTGCCGCTGCGGCGACAAGCGAAGTCGGAAGCGATGCCCTTGGAATACCGCGGACTCCGAGGATCACCAGCCGACGGCGCTTTTGGGGGACACCGAAGTCGTTCGCATTGATGACATACTCCCGCACGCCGTAGCCCAGGGCGCGGGCCTTCCGCAGAACGTCCGCGAGTCGCTGGTCTCGCAGCAGGCCCACAACGTTCTCAACGACGAAGACCCTTGGCCTCAGGCCGCGAATGAAGCGCCAGACTTCAAGAACGAGATCATTCCGAGCGTCGGCGGAGTCGCGAGTGCCCAACGACGAGAAGCCTTGGCAGGGTGGGCACGCCTTCAGCAGCGAGAGCTCGCCGCTTCGCAATCGGAGTTCGTCAAGAAGTGCTTCGATCTGGACTCTTCGAATGTCCTGGACGAAAACTCGTACCTCCGGGTGGTTGGCTGAGAATGACCTCGCGGCGTCACCATCGAGTTCAACTGCCGCGAGCACGTCATACCCAGCACGCTTGAGCCCGGTTGTCGCACCCCCGGCACCCGCGAACAGATCGATCGAGGTGGGTCGGGTGGCCGCGCGCTTTGCTGTTGCTCGTACGAACGCCTGCCGGAACTTGACCATGGCGGAATGATTGCCTCGTTGCTTCGAGCCTTGCGAGCTAGAAATTCCCCTTCATGCCCACCTCCCCCCGCATCGCCGTCGTCGACTACGGCGCCGGCAATCTGCGCAGCGTCGCGAAGGCGCTGGAGCGCTCGGCGCTTGCGGTGGAGGTGACTTCCGACGCGGCGGCGCTCGCGCACTACGACGCGATCGTGCTGCCGGGCGTGGGCGCGTTCGCGGATGCGATGGCGAGCCTGCGCGCCAAGGGGATCGGCGACGCGGTCGCGGCGGCGATCGCGCGCGGCACGCCGTATCTCGGGCTGTGCCTCGGCCTCCAGTTGTTGTTCGAGTCGAGCGACGAGCACGGCATGACTGCGGGCCTCGGCGTGCTGCGCGGGCGCGTCGAGCGCTTTCCGGCGAATCACGCGCTGCACGTGCCGCACATCGGGTGGAACCAGGTGCGCTGGTGCGGCACGCATCCCGTAGTGGCGAAGCTGCCGCGCGCGGACGCGTACTACTACGTGCACTCGTATCGCGTAGTGGGCGCGGACGCGGCGAACGTGGCGGGCGTGACCGACTACGGCGGCGAGTTCACCTGCGCGGTCGCGCGCGGCAACGTGTTCGCGGTGCAGTTCCATCCCGAGAAGAGCCAAGGCGCGGGGAAGCGCGTGCTCGACGCGTTCGCGGCGTGGGTGCGCGGATGACGCGCGCGCTCGCGCTGCTGCTCGCCGCACTCTTCGCGACCGCGTGCACCGAGACGGTCGCGACGCAGGCGCGGCCCGCGCTCGCGGAGCTCGCGGCGCCGATTCGGCGCGTGGCGGTGATTCCACTCGCGGTGTCGCCGCTCGTTCGTCAGGAGGCGCGCGGGACGGAGCCTCGCGTCGCGGCGCAGTTGGTGTCGCGCTACGTGGCGGAGGCGCTCGCGGCGCGCGGCGTCGAGGTGATCGCGCCCGAGGACGTGGCGGCGACGCTCAGCGGGGCGAACGCTTCGCGGCGCGCCGCCGAGGTGCTCGCAGAGAAGCACGGCGCGGATGCCGTGTTGTTAGGCGACGTGACGCGTTGGGAAGAGCGCGAGGGCGAGGCGTTCGGCGCGATGCACGCGGCGGCGGTCGGCTTTCGCGTCACGCTGCAGAGCGCGCCGAGCGGGCAGGCGCTCTGGAGCGCGGAGTTCGACGAGCGCCAGCAGCCGCTCGGCGACAACGTGCTGCGCGCAGGCCAGTACCCCGGCGGCGGCACGCGCTGGCTCACCGCCGAGGAGCTCGCGCGCTGGGGCGCGCAGGAGACGGTGCGCGCGCTGCCGCTCGAGCCCGTGCGGCGCACGCGATGACGCGCTTCGAGCTGATCCCCGCGATCGACTTGTTAGGCGGGAAGTGCGTGCGCCTCACGCAGGGCGACTACGCCGCGGCGACCGAGTACGACGCGGATCCGGGCGCAGTCGCCGCGCGCTTCGCGGCGCATCGCATTCAGCGCCTGCACGTCGTCGACCTCGACGGCGCGAAGCGCGGCGAGCCCGTGAACACGCACGCGGTGCGCGCGATTCTCGCCGCGACGCGCGGCATTCCACTCGAGCTTGGCGGCGGCATTCGCACGCTCGCGGGCGTCGAGACCTGGCTCGGCCTCGGCGTCGAGCGCGCGATCCTCGGCACCGCTGCGCTGCGCGATCCCGCGCTCGTGCGCGATGCCGCGAAGCGCTTCCCGGGGCGCGTGGGCGTCGGCATCGACGCGCGCGGCGGCAAGGTCGCCGTGCAGGGCTGGCTCGAGACGAGCGAGACCGATGCCCTGACGCTTGCGCGCCAGTTCGAGGACGCCGGCGTCGCGGCGATCGTCTACACCGACATCGCGCGCGACGGCACCGGCACGGGCGTGAACCTCGCGGAGACCGTCGCGCTCGCGCGCGCGATCTCGATCCCGGTGATCGCGTCGGGCGGCGTCGGCTCCCTCGACGACGTGCGGGCCGCGCGCGCGAGTGGCGTCGCGGGCCTGATCGTTGGGCGCGCGCTCTACACCGGCGCAGTCGACCTCGCGGCCGCGATGGAGATCGCATGCTCCTGAAGCGCATCATTCCCTGCCTCGACGTCGATCGCGGGCGCGTGGTGAAGGGCGTGCAGTACGTCGACCACGTCGACGCGGGCGACCCGGTCGAAGTGGCTCGGCTCTACGACGAGCAGGAAGCGGACGAGATCACGTTCCTCGACATCAGCGCGAGCCACGAGGGGCGGCGCACGCTGTTCGACGTGGTGGCGCGCACGGCCGAGACGGTGTTCATGCCGCTGTGCGTCGGGGGCGGCGTGCGCTCGGTGCAAGACATCCGCGACCTGCTGAACGCCGGCGCGGACAAGACCTCGATCAATTCGGCGGCACTCGACAATCCTGATCTCGTCGCCGAGGCGGCGCTGAAGATCGGCAGCGCGAACCTCGTGGTGGCGATCGACGCGAAGCGCATCACCGACCCCGAGGCGTTCGCGGCGCGCGCGGCCGAGCGCGCGAGAACGCACGGCGACCGCACGACCGCGCAGCCTCGCTTCGAGGCGTTCACGCACGGCGGGCGTCGCGCGACGGGCGTCGACGCGGTGGCGTGGGCGCGGCGCATGGCCGCACTGGGCGGCGGCGAGATCCTGCTGACGAGCATGGACCGCGACGGCACCAAGGCCGGCTACGACCTCGAGTTGACGCGCGCGGTGGCGGACGCGGTGCCGATCCCGGTGATCGCGTCGGGCGGCGGCGGCACCCCCGAATCGCTCGCAGCCGCGCTGAGCGACCGCCCTGACGGCGGCCACGCCCAGGCGGCGCTCGCCGCTTCGATCTTCCATTTCAAGGAGCAGACCGTCGGCTCGGTGAAGCGCCGGCTGCTCGACCTCGGGATTCCGGTGCGGGCGCCTTCGACCGGAAGCGAAGGCGGCTGACCCGTTTGTTTCGCGCGCAAGTCAAGGTTTTTCTCGCCAACGCGTTGACGCTGCGAAAAATCGTGCGCTAGCTTGCTTCGCCCGCGCCCATGGCCCCGAACCCCTCGAATTCACTCACTTTTTCGCCTGCCCGCACGCTTTTGCTCGGGGTCCTTCGCACCAGTTTTTTCGCCACCACCGCCAGGACTGCGCCACTTCCGCAGCGATCCCGGGGTGAGGCGTTCGTCGTGACGGGCGGCGCGGTCAACGATTTGCTGCGCGCGAGCGCTGCCTAACAAGCTCAGGAGGGCGAATGCCCATCGTCAAAGTTCGCGACAACGAGCCGTTCGAAGTCGCGATGAAGCGTTTCAAGAAGACCGTGGAGAAGGCGGGCGTGCTCACCGAGCTGCGCCGCCGCGAGTACTTCGACAAGCCGAGCGTGCGCCGCAAGAAGAAGGAAGCCGCGGCACGCAAGCGAGCGCTGAAGAAGGCAAAGCGGATGGCGCGCTAGGAGCACGGGCTCCGAGCGAGACCACCGGGGGCTAGCGCGATGAGCCGAATC from Deltaproteobacteria bacterium harbors:
- a CDS encoding ATP-binding protein — protein: MDPLVLKFGGSLVEQLGAQLYPSVTATVAELISNAWDADATKVWVEIPLTEEWSPGSQIVVTDNGHGMTRDEAQDAYLVVGRKRRLVSGVKSRGGRLVHGRKGIGKLAAFGTARILECSTLSCNSVTHFRLDYDAIRKLTPDKDYVVEASSSDDPVTDPITGKPLAHGTRIRLSGLKHRRSISGDQFLSSMTRRFAIDANAMSVLINGSELLRAYPKTAQGVND
- a CDS encoding DNA cytosine methyltransferase, yielding MVKFRQAFVRATAKRAATRPTSIDLFAGAGGATTGLKRAGYDVLAAVELDGDAARSFSANHPEVRVFVQDIRRVQIEALLDELRLRSGELSLLKACPPCQGFSSLGTRDSADARNDLVLEVWRFIRGLRPRVFVVENVVGLLRDQRLADVLRKARALGYGVREYVINANDFGVPQKRRRLVILGVRGIPRASLPTSLVAAAAGLRVDEGAKTVRGAFALLPLASQSDAAARFRTPAANTLARISRIPVGGNRFDLPDEFVLACHERLGRRTATSAYGRMKWDAPAPTLTSRCTTPACGTFVHPEQHRGISLREAALLQSFPPDYKFVGSHGSIERQIGNALPVRLAESLGRIASTLLPKE
- the hisH gene encoding imidazole glycerol phosphate synthase subunit HisH, with the translated sequence MPTSPRIAVVDYGAGNLRSVAKALERSALAVEVTSDAAALAHYDAIVLPGVGAFADAMASLRAKGIGDAVAAAIARGTPYLGLCLGLQLLFESSDEHGMTAGLGVLRGRVERFPANHALHVPHIGWNQVRWCGTHPVVAKLPRADAYYYVHSYRVVGADAANVAGVTDYGGEFTCAVARGNVFAVQFHPEKSQGAGKRVLDAFAAWVRG
- the hisA gene encoding 1-(5-phosphoribosyl)-5-[(5-phosphoribosylamino)methylideneamino]imidazole-4-carboxamide isomerase; this encodes MTRFELIPAIDLLGGKCVRLTQGDYAAATEYDADPGAVAARFAAHRIQRLHVVDLDGAKRGEPVNTHAVRAILAATRGIPLELGGGIRTLAGVETWLGLGVERAILGTAALRDPALVRDAAKRFPGRVGVGIDARGGKVAVQGWLETSETDALTLARQFEDAGVAAIVYTDIARDGTGTGVNLAETVALARAISIPVIASGGVGSLDDVRAARASGVAGLIVGRALYTGAVDLAAAMEIACS
- the hisF gene encoding imidazole glycerol phosphate synthase subunit HisF, whose translation is MLLKRIIPCLDVDRGRVVKGVQYVDHVDAGDPVEVARLYDEQEADEITFLDISASHEGRRTLFDVVARTAETVFMPLCVGGGVRSVQDIRDLLNAGADKTSINSAALDNPDLVAEAALKIGSANLVVAIDAKRITDPEAFAARAAERARTHGDRTTAQPRFEAFTHGGRRATGVDAVAWARRMAALGGGEILLTSMDRDGTKAGYDLELTRAVADAVPIPVIASGGGGTPESLAAALSDRPDGGHAQAALAASIFHFKEQTVGSVKRRLLDLGIPVRAPSTGSEGG
- a CDS encoding 30S ribosomal protein S21, with translation MPIVKVRDNEPFEVAMKRFKKTVEKAGVLTELRRREYFDKPSVRRKKKEAAARKRALKKAKRMAR